In Mucilaginibacter celer, one DNA window encodes the following:
- a CDS encoding DEAD/DEAH box helicase family protein yields the protein MQLKFDKNQAYQLEAIQSVIDLFEGQHLNSADFQFSYTSSQSGSIKFTETGIGNNLSLSENEILVNLNKVQAANKLKNDEMSAALEKLWYNEIPENKNSAEKSVIAANFPNFSVEMETGTGKTYVYLRSIYELNKVYGFKKFVIVVPSVAVREGVLKSLSITFNHFQEIYEKQPAEFKVYDAARLTELGSFAKSNTIQILVINIDSFAKDANVINQIRETGIKPIQYIQHANPVVIIDEPQNMETDLRKKAIANLNPLFTLRYSATHKNFYNLIYKLDPVKAYDLGLVKQIEVDSVLTRNDNTGAFVSVDGFNLAKQSVTARITIFMNEKSGAVKKQVIAKTGDDLYSLSKGWDSYKDGYIINELDTESGYVEFSGGNLVYRGEATGVLTDQILKEMIDATVENHFKKEKEFERHGIKVLSVFFVDRVVNYRSYDEKGNPKAGKFALWFEESFEKWRNMPAYRGMYPYTAHEVHDGYFSQDKGKFKDSKEGKSSKADDDTFKLIMQDKERLLDIKTPLRFIFSHSALREGWDNPNVFQICTLNETKSEFKKRQEIGRGLRLCVNQNGERISERSINRLTVIANESYEAFSKALQSEIEEDTGVKFEGRIKNARLRKKVQLKNKWLDDALFLELWDKLRSRTEYKVDYKTDDLVNNCITALQNMPVIDKPVIYRERNAAKFIRNKEGELIALGGEQRGSKEKIIKDVNHDIPDFVAYIQSKTELTRDTINRIILSCGRLGEIFNNPQLFMDSVVKIIRDEFDRIKINGIEYQKIAGGAYEMKLFESAEIDQYLDNLVEVKNQNKTLYNYIVIDSLSGPEKKFAEDCQNRDDILFYVKLPSKFRITTPIGPYNPDWALIKREEGEETKIYFVAETKDAKASADRSLLRDTERRKIQCAEKHFSVINDVHYRVVGAVSDLKI from the coding sequence ATGCAGCTTAAATTTGATAAAAATCAGGCTTATCAGCTCGAAGCAATTCAATCGGTTATTGATTTGTTTGAAGGACAGCATTTAAACAGCGCAGATTTTCAATTTTCATATACCTCATCCCAAAGCGGCAGCATAAAATTTACAGAAACTGGCATCGGCAATAATCTCAGCTTATCAGAAAATGAGATATTAGTGAACCTTAATAAGGTGCAGGCGGCCAACAAACTAAAAAACGACGAAATGTCTGCAGCTCTCGAAAAGCTATGGTACAACGAAATACCTGAAAATAAAAACAGCGCTGAAAAATCCGTCATAGCAGCCAACTTTCCGAATTTTTCTGTTGAAATGGAAACAGGCACGGGTAAAACATACGTTTACCTGCGCAGCATTTATGAGTTGAATAAAGTTTATGGCTTTAAAAAGTTTGTAATTGTAGTTCCGTCGGTTGCTGTTCGCGAAGGTGTATTGAAAAGCCTTTCTATAACATTTAATCATTTTCAGGAAATTTATGAAAAGCAACCTGCCGAATTTAAGGTGTATGATGCTGCACGCCTCACAGAATTGGGCAGCTTCGCAAAAAGCAATACTATTCAGATCCTGGTTATCAATATCGACAGCTTTGCAAAAGATGCAAATGTGATTAACCAGATTAGGGAAACCGGCATAAAACCTATCCAATATATCCAACACGCTAACCCTGTTGTGATTATAGACGAGCCTCAGAATATGGAAACGGATCTTCGCAAAAAGGCTATAGCTAATTTAAATCCCTTGTTTACGTTGCGATACTCGGCCACGCATAAAAATTTTTATAACCTCATCTACAAATTAGACCCTGTAAAAGCTTACGACTTAGGACTGGTTAAACAAATAGAGGTTGACTCCGTGCTTACCAGAAACGACAATACGGGCGCTTTTGTCAGTGTCGACGGTTTTAACTTGGCTAAACAATCGGTTACTGCCAGGATTACCATTTTTATGAATGAAAAATCCGGTGCGGTGAAAAAACAAGTCATCGCTAAAACAGGCGATGACCTGTACTCCCTTTCGAAAGGTTGGGACAGCTATAAAGACGGATATATTATAAACGAGTTAGATACAGAAAGCGGTTATGTTGAATTTTCGGGAGGTAACCTTGTTTATCGCGGAGAAGCTACCGGTGTCCTTACGGATCAGATTCTGAAAGAAATGATTGACGCAACCGTGGAAAACCATTTCAAAAAAGAAAAAGAGTTTGAGCGCCACGGAATTAAAGTTTTATCCGTTTTTTTTGTCGACCGCGTGGTTAATTACCGTAGCTATGATGAAAAGGGCAACCCCAAAGCAGGAAAATTTGCCTTGTGGTTTGAGGAAAGCTTCGAAAAATGGCGAAATATGCCCGCATATCGCGGAATGTATCCTTACACGGCGCATGAAGTTCATGATGGATATTTTAGCCAGGACAAAGGAAAATTCAAGGACTCGAAAGAAGGAAAAAGTTCAAAGGCAGATGATGATACCTTTAAGCTAATAATGCAGGATAAGGAACGGCTGCTTGATATAAAAACTCCTTTAAGATTTATTTTCAGCCATTCTGCCCTTCGCGAAGGGTGGGATAATCCAAACGTGTTCCAGATCTGTACGTTGAATGAAACAAAATCTGAATTTAAAAAACGCCAGGAAATAGGCCGCGGGCTTAGGCTTTGTGTTAACCAGAATGGCGAACGTATTTCAGAGCGCTCCATCAACCGGCTTACGGTTATTGCCAATGAATCGTACGAGGCATTTTCAAAAGCGCTGCAATCGGAAATTGAGGAAGATACGGGAGTAAAATTTGAAGGGCGAATTAAAAATGCACGACTACGGAAAAAAGTACAGCTAAAAAACAAATGGCTTGACGATGCCCTGTTTCTGGAACTGTGGGATAAGCTCAGATCCCGTACCGAATATAAGGTTGATTATAAAACAGACGATCTTGTAAACAATTGCATAACGGCCTTACAAAATATGCCTGTTATTGATAAGCCTGTTATTTACAGGGAAAGAAATGCTGCAAAGTTTATCAGAAATAAAGAAGGTGAACTGATAGCACTGGGTGGAGAGCAGAGGGGCTCGAAAGAAAAAATAATTAAAGACGTTAATCATGACATCCCCGATTTTGTGGCCTATATTCAATCCAAAACCGAACTAACCAGGGATACTATTAACCGGATCATTTTATCGTGCGGGCGATTGGGCGAAATTTTTAATAATCCGCAATTATTTATGGATTCGGTGGTAAAAATTATCCGTGATGAATTTGACAGGATTAAAATCAATGGTATCGAATATCAAAAGATTGCAGGCGGGGCCTATGAAATGAAATTATTCGAATCGGCAGAGATTGATCAATACCTGGATAATCTTGTTGAAGTAAAAAATCAAAACAAAACACTTTACAACTATATTGTGATTGATTCGCTGAGCGGTCCTGAAAAGAAATTTGCTGAAGATTGCCAAAACAGGGATGATATTTTGTTTTATGTAAAACTTCCTTCAAAATTCAGGATTACAACGCCCATCGGTCCATACAATCCTGATTGGGCACTGATAAAAAGAGAAGAAGGTGAAGAAACCAAAATATATTTTGTTGCCGAAACTAAGGATGCAAAGGCATCTGCCGACAGATCCCTGCTAAGGGATACTGAACGACGTAAAATTCAGTGTGCAGAAAAGCATTTTTCGGTAATTAACGATGTTCACTATCGCGTTGTTGGCGCAGTTAGTGATTTAAAAATATAG
- a CDS encoding PAS domain S-box protein codes for MNLPNLNDQVFNALCEQLSGEAIFVSDTCGIIKGWNSSAERFYGCRAENIVGCPLTHLFESFDYETAFQMASENSNYQTEAEVLQSKSSFVSRAEITIKALYDGDVLNGYSFYARQLHAAVDEPKKKNNPDANRLSQFENQEQAARELSAYKYALDEAAIVAVTDQTGRIVHVNEYFCRISGYSGDELIGKDHRLINSGYHEAKYIQNLWKTIANGKVWRGELCNRAKNGSIYWVATTIVPFLNSEGKPYQYVAIRYDITALKLADEELTRTNKEISDLLESINDGFAALDKDLRFTYINIRICEMFRKKREDLLGRSIWDAFPEYVESATFKAIRKAAGNHTAEITEEYYGQLNLWQETRIYPNENGLSIFVSDISDRKSIELQRILFHNISAIFNQQDEMSPSLRNVLAEILQFSKASLAEIWLTSAERGHLYQAAAVASDKLVADAFEINTAELLTPAGNGFAGSTWEYGDLQYIDNLQTSAKFIRRDAAQRVGLTSAICSPLRNNNEINGVILLAFEGPAPQFLTRVLFAQLGSHLGAEIKRKQLKRELQQIFESVPDMICTIGLDRSIKRVNRAMCDILGYDEKFLLNATIDQLIHPDDLEESKLRMKRFREGEIDTLHFENRYVTRTGALVHLNWTVKKSSEKGVLFAVGKEITEKKELAYLLTKASEMARIGSWEVNLANNMVFWSDIANQIVEMPPEHRPSRSDAEFFYDPETLKVVNSAMEKVASTGEPFDLEMELNTATHRKIWVRVQGEDEFKGGHCHKIYGSIQDIDKRKRAELEAKRFLEERNTILESIGDGFFSVDKNWRVSYWNRQAEEDFKVDKEQILHRDFWSCFPDAVNTVSFSELKTAMSTGHVRRFEAFSKIVGKWFDISVYPSNNGLSVFFKDISVRKQAEEQLAVQTQALALSEQRYSDLFQMSPLPKWVFDINTFEFLEVNQAAVLHYGYSRDEFLQMTIKDIRPESEIDKVQAVIADKSRKEFQCCAGVFTHLKKNGERIEAEITSSLLNYNGRAARLVLAIDVTERNRHIEEIQQQNKRLKDISWMQSHIIRGPLSRLMGLIYLMNETGPDESEIFTQITSYINESAKELDEVIHDIVKNADLNIIQ; via the coding sequence ATGAACCTTCCGAATCTTAACGATCAGGTATTTAACGCGCTGTGTGAACAGTTAAGCGGTGAAGCTATTTTTGTATCAGATACCTGTGGTATAATTAAGGGATGGAATAGTAGCGCGGAGCGTTTTTATGGATGCAGGGCAGAAAATATTGTTGGTTGCCCGCTTACGCATCTGTTCGAAAGTTTTGATTACGAAACTGCTTTTCAGATGGCATCTGAAAACAGCAACTATCAGACTGAAGCTGAAGTTCTCCAATCGAAGAGCTCATTTGTTTCACGGGCCGAAATAACCATAAAGGCGCTATATGATGGCGACGTATTAAACGGGTACTCTTTTTATGCGCGCCAGTTACACGCGGCCGTTGATGAACCTAAAAAGAAAAACAATCCCGATGCAAATCGTCTTAGCCAGTTTGAAAACCAGGAACAGGCGGCCCGCGAATTGTCTGCTTACAAGTATGCGCTTGATGAAGCCGCTATAGTTGCAGTAACCGACCAAACCGGAAGGATAGTACACGTTAATGAATATTTCTGTAGAATATCAGGCTATAGCGGGGATGAATTAATAGGTAAAGACCATAGGTTGATCAACTCCGGATATCACGAGGCGAAATACATTCAAAATCTTTGGAAAACCATAGCTAACGGGAAGGTATGGCGTGGAGAATTATGCAACCGCGCCAAAAACGGCAGCATTTACTGGGTTGCCACCACCATTGTTCCTTTCCTTAATTCGGAAGGTAAGCCATACCAGTATGTAGCCATTCGGTACGATATCACGGCGTTGAAACTTGCAGACGAAGAATTAACGCGGACAAACAAAGAAATAAGCGACCTGCTGGAGAGCATTAACGATGGCTTTGCCGCGTTAGACAAGGATTTACGTTTTACTTACATTAATATTCGTATTTGCGAAATGTTCAGGAAAAAACGTGAGGATTTATTGGGCCGATCGATATGGGATGCTTTTCCTGAGTATGTTGAGTCGGCAACCTTTAAAGCTATTCGAAAGGCCGCAGGAAATCATACCGCTGAAATAACTGAGGAGTATTACGGCCAGCTAAACCTTTGGCAGGAAACACGTATTTACCCTAATGAGAACGGGCTATCTATTTTCGTAAGTGATATATCCGATCGAAAAAGTATCGAACTACAGCGGATATTGTTTCATAATATCAGTGCTATATTTAATCAGCAGGACGAAATGTCGCCATCCCTGCGCAATGTGCTTGCAGAAATACTTCAGTTTTCAAAAGCTTCCCTTGCGGAAATATGGCTCACGAGCGCCGAAAGGGGACACCTCTACCAAGCTGCAGCCGTAGCGTCTGATAAACTTGTTGCTGACGCGTTTGAAATAAATACAGCTGAGCTACTTACGCCTGCAGGGAATGGGTTTGCCGGCAGCACCTGGGAATACGGGGACTTGCAATATATTGACAATCTTCAAACGAGCGCAAAGTTTATACGACGGGATGCAGCGCAAAGAGTCGGCCTTACATCGGCAATATGTTCGCCATTGCGTAATAATAACGAGATAAACGGCGTTATCCTGCTGGCATTTGAAGGGCCCGCACCACAATTTTTAACCCGCGTACTTTTTGCTCAATTAGGCAGCCATCTCGGTGCTGAAATTAAACGAAAACAGCTTAAACGCGAATTACAACAAATTTTTGAATCGGTACCTGATATGATTTGTACCATTGGGCTTGATCGCAGTATTAAAAGGGTGAACCGGGCCATGTGTGATATCTTAGGTTACGACGAAAAGTTTTTATTAAATGCCACTATAGATCAATTGATTCATCCCGACGACCTTGAAGAGAGCAAATTGCGAATGAAACGTTTCAGGGAGGGGGAGATTGATACACTTCATTTTGAAAACAGGTATGTAACCAGGACAGGGGCACTCGTGCATTTGAACTGGACTGTCAAAAAATCCTCAGAAAAGGGGGTTTTGTTCGCTGTTGGAAAAGAAATAACTGAAAAAAAAGAATTAGCGTATTTGTTGACAAAGGCAAGTGAGATGGCCCGTATTGGTAGCTGGGAAGTTAACCTGGCTAACAACATGGTGTTTTGGTCAGATATCGCCAACCAGATAGTAGAAATGCCCCCCGAACACCGCCCCTCCCGGAGCGATGCGGAGTTTTTTTACGATCCCGAAACACTCAAAGTGGTGAACTCGGCCATGGAGAAGGTAGCTTCAACGGGCGAACCCTTTGATCTCGAAATGGAACTCAATACGGCCACACACCGCAAAATATGGGTACGCGTACAAGGCGAAGATGAGTTTAAAGGCGGTCACTGTCACAAAATTTATGGCAGTATCCAGGATATAGACAAACGTAAACGCGCCGAACTGGAAGCCAAAAGATTTTTGGAGGAGCGAAATACGATATTGGAAAGTATCGGTGACGGTTTTTTCTCTGTCGACAAAAACTGGCGTGTAAGCTATTGGAACCGCCAGGCCGAGGAAGATTTTAAAGTTGACAAAGAACAGATACTGCATCGTGATTTTTGGAGCTGCTTTCCGGATGCAGTGAATACCGTTTCTTTTTCGGAACTGAAAACCGCGATGTCTACCGGGCATGTGCGTCGGTTTGAGGCTTTTTCAAAAATAGTTGGCAAATGGTTCGACATCAGCGTTTATCCGTCCAATAATGGCCTGTCCGTTTTTTTTAAAGATATCAGCGTTCGTAAGCAGGCAGAGGAGCAGTTAGCAGTGCAAACACAGGCATTAGCCTTATCCGAGCAGCGCTATAGCGACCTTTTTCAAATGAGTCCGTTGCCCAAATGGGTTTTTGATATTAACACGTTTGAATTCCTGGAAGTCAACCAGGCCGCGGTTCTGCACTATGGGTACAGTCGCGATGAATTTTTACAAATGACGATCAAGGATATTCGGCCGGAATCTGAAATAGACAAAGTGCAGGCCGTAATTGCCGACAAATCCCGTAAAGAGTTCCAATGCTGTGCAGGTGTTTTCACACACCTTAAAAAGAACGGCGAGCGGATTGAAGCTGAAATTACCAGCAGCTTGTTAAATTACAATGGCCGGGCTGCCCGGCTTGTACTCGCCATTGATGTAACCGAGCGCAATCGCCACATTGAGGAGATACAACAACAAAATAAGCGGCTTAAAGACATATCATGGATGCAATCACATATCATCCGGGGCCCCCTTTCGCGTTTAATGGGTTTAATTTACCTGATGAATGAGACCGGTCCTGATGAATCCGAAATATTTACCCAAATAACCAGTTACATCAATGAATCGGCAAAAGAACTGGACGAAGTAATACATGACATAGTAAAAAATGCCGATTTAAATATTATACAATAA
- a CDS encoding site-specific DNA-methyltransferase — MDSQSLNITDDLTEKLRAIIPGAFSEGKLNIDQLKQLLGEDVNTDNERYQLNWAGKSEAFKMLQSPSACTLIPGMDQSVNWKDTENILIEGENLEVLKVLQKSYYGKVKAICIDPPYNTGNDSFVYPDKFSETKETYRKKIRDKDEDGFMIKEGLFRANKKENGQFHSNWLSMMLPRLFLAKNLLTDDGVIFINIDDTELANLKILMDEIFGEENKEAIITWRRRHNQPNDKSKMVSKVAEYILVYAKNSEALKRKGTFYGIPLSEARQDSYTNPDNDPLGPWDSKPWKTGSGQSGSKYTIKTPTGKILNEEWMGAETTYRQLVAEGRIYFPGGGDGWPRKKFYLSERMEEGQCAHNFWGHQDFGSNQEGSAELTAIFNGKNVFDNPKPTRLLKALIKISTSKNDLILDFFGGSGSTAHAVYELNKEDGANRKFILVQLPEKINELEEAYKLGFRTIAEVTRARLTKVAQSTNNMAGKGPGGKNTSAAGFRFFKLSDSNFKIWRGDFLKSEEDIVEQLQMFSSLEKEKSTGENMAWEIAIKQGEPLSSTLQVISVSEDQFYFFPERNLIVATQSITVQSAKEIIRQKPAIIICLDSIFKKNDKNKTNIQLLVENEGIIFHTI, encoded by the coding sequence ATGGATAGTCAATCACTAAATATAACCGACGATTTAACAGAGAAATTAAGGGCAATTATTCCAGGTGCTTTTTCGGAGGGCAAATTAAATATTGATCAGCTAAAGCAACTTTTAGGAGAAGATGTTAATACCGACAATGAACGGTATCAATTAAACTGGGCCGGTAAAAGCGAGGCATTTAAAATGCTGCAATCACCATCAGCCTGCACTTTGATACCCGGAATGGATCAATCAGTAAACTGGAAAGATACCGAAAATATATTGATAGAGGGTGAAAACCTTGAAGTGCTGAAAGTGCTTCAGAAATCATATTACGGCAAAGTAAAAGCGATATGTATTGACCCTCCTTATAATACCGGCAATGATAGCTTTGTTTACCCCGACAAGTTTTCAGAAACCAAAGAAACGTACAGGAAAAAGATAAGGGATAAGGATGAAGACGGCTTCATGATAAAAGAGGGATTATTCCGTGCCAACAAAAAGGAAAACGGCCAGTTTCACTCAAATTGGTTATCGATGATGTTGCCCCGGCTTTTTTTGGCCAAAAACCTGCTTACCGACGATGGTGTCATCTTCATTAATATTGACGATACTGAACTGGCAAATCTGAAAATTTTGATGGATGAAATTTTTGGTGAAGAAAATAAGGAAGCGATTATCACCTGGCGAAGAAGGCACAATCAACCCAATGATAAATCGAAAATGGTATCCAAAGTGGCGGAATACATTTTGGTATACGCCAAAAATTCTGAAGCCCTAAAGCGAAAAGGTACATTTTACGGCATCCCGCTTTCAGAAGCAAGGCAGGATAGTTATACCAATCCGGATAATGACCCGCTTGGCCCCTGGGATTCGAAGCCGTGGAAGACCGGTTCCGGCCAGTCGGGTTCAAAATATACTATCAAAACACCAACGGGCAAGATCCTGAACGAAGAGTGGATGGGTGCCGAAACAACATACAGGCAACTGGTTGCCGAAGGAAGAATCTACTTTCCAGGCGGCGGCGACGGCTGGCCGCGTAAAAAATTTTACCTGAGCGAAAGAATGGAAGAGGGCCAGTGCGCGCATAATTTTTGGGGGCACCAGGATTTTGGAAGCAACCAGGAAGGATCGGCCGAACTGACGGCTATTTTTAATGGTAAAAATGTATTTGATAACCCCAAACCAACCCGGCTGTTAAAAGCGCTGATTAAAATCTCCACTTCAAAAAACGATCTTATATTGGATTTTTTTGGGGGATCGGGCTCAACTGCGCATGCTGTTTACGAGTTAAATAAGGAAGATGGGGCAAACCGCAAGTTTATTCTTGTACAGCTTCCTGAAAAGATTAACGAGTTGGAAGAAGCCTATAAACTCGGTTTCAGAACAATTGCTGAAGTTACAAGGGCAAGATTAACAAAAGTGGCCCAATCAACAAATAACATGGCAGGCAAAGGGCCCGGGGGTAAAAACACATCTGCCGCGGGTTTTAGATTTTTCAAACTTTCTGATTCAAATTTTAAGATCTGGCGGGGCGATTTTTTGAAAAGTGAAGAAGATATAGTGGAGCAGCTGCAGATGTTCAGCTCGTTAGAGAAAGAAAAATCAACAGGCGAAAATATGGCCTGGGAAATTGCAATAAAACAGGGCGAGCCCTTGTCTTCAACGCTGCAGGTCATTTCCGTTTCCGAAGATCAATTCTATTTCTTTCCTGAAAGAAACCTGATAGTGGCAACCCAATCTATTACTGTACAGTCTGCAAAAGAAATTATCAGGCAGAAGCCGGCAATAATTATATGCCTGGATTCTATTTTTAAAAAGAACGATAAAAACAAAACCAATATTCAGCTGCTGGTTGAAAATGAGGGCATAATATTTCATACAATTTGA